From Neospora caninum Liverpool complete genome, chromosome VIII, a single genomic window includes:
- a CDS encoding putative sepiapterin reductase has protein sequence MATAPATKSTSGKETGNLFPSKSLVFLIGSSKGCGRSVALEAEKKWRDVQDRAELKLVLIGRDEHLMQEKLGRRQRRSSKRRPTPSTTASVNSVFALGGDALDVGVVDDAFEKRVDDIFASESFADFDALYGNFSIDVCVLSHLQVHFNTQLHVDTQPTCYLQKASSADIRRSIDLNFTFFSILNSRFLHCLLETVAYGRKPGVVRILQISSLAGVQPFPSLPLCCAVKAARDMLMRVVATEIKACGNLRMCDLKTLNWAPGHSASLMWKLVAADTFESGDHVDVFDVIKSL, from the exons ATGGCGACCGCACCTGCGACAAAGAGCACCagtggaaaggagacaggcaactTATTTCCTTCGAAatctcttgtctttctgaTTGGCTCTTCAAAAGGCTGTGGGCGTTCTGTAGCcctcgaggcggagaagaaatggCGAGACGTCCAAGACCGCGCAGAACTGAAACTCGTCCTCATCGGCAGA gATGAACATCTCATGCAAGAAAAACTGGGGAGGCGGCAAAGAAGGAGCTCGAAACGGCGACCTACACCATCCACAA CGGCCTCCGTGAACTCTGTCTTTGCGCTGGGCGGAGATGC ACTTGACGTAGGCGTCGTGGACGACGCGTTCGAGAAGCGCGTCGACGACATCTTCGCCTCGGAATCCTTTGCGGACTTCGATGCACTGTACGGAAACTTTTCCATCGACGTCTGTGTCTTGTCTCATCTGCAGGTCCACTTTAACACACAACTACATGTAGATACGCAG CCCACGTGCTACTTGCAGAAAGCGTCCAGCGCCGACATTCGCCGGTCGATCGACCTCAACTTTACCTTTTTTTCCATCTTGAACTCCCGCTTTCTTCATTGTCTCCTCGAGACGGTTGCATACGGCAGGAAGCCCGGCGTCGTCCGCATTCTCCAAATCTCGTCCCTCGCAGGGGTACAGCCGTTCCCGTCCCTCCCGCTCTGTTGCGCCGTCAAGGCCGCCAGAGACATGCTGATGCGCGTGGTGGCGACGGAGATAAAGGCGTGCGGAAACTTGCGGATGTGTGATTTGAAAACCCTCAACTGGGCTCCAG GCCACAGCGCGAGTTTGATGTGGAAGCTTGTGGCAGCCGACACTTTTGAATCGGGCGATCATGTCGACGTCTTCGACGTCATCAAATCCCTCTGA